From a region of the Vidua macroura isolate BioBank_ID:100142 chromosome 3, ASM2450914v1, whole genome shotgun sequence genome:
- the CNPY3 gene encoding protein canopy homolog 3 isoform X2, whose product MAAAAAGAALLMLLMAAALAGGDDSDWVRLPSKCEVCKYVAVELKSAFEETGKTKEVIDTKYGFLDGKGSAVKYTQSDIRLIEVTENICKRLLDYNLHKERSGSNRFAKGMSETFETLHNLVHKGVKVVMDIPYELWNETSAEVADLKKQCDVLVEEYEDVIEDWYRHHQTEDLSQFLCANHVLKGKDTSCLAEKWTGKKGDLASVGEKQSKKKSGKKKKKGQKDEREGAASLPDTGEALEGVQEQAPLTHSPADEL is encoded by the exons atggcggcggcggcggcgggggcagccttgctgatgctgctgatggcggcggcgctggcgggGGGCGACGACTCGGACTGGGTGCGACTGCCCAGCAAGTGCGAGG TGTGCAAGTACGTAGCCGTGGAGCTGAAATCCGCCTTCGAGGAGACTGGCAAGACCAAGGAGGTGATCGACACCAAGTATGGTTTCCTGGACGGGAAGGGCTCTGCTGTCAAGTACACACAGTC GGACATCCGGTTAATTGAGGTGACAGAGAACATCTGCAAGCGGCTGTTGGATTACAACCTGCACAAGGAGAGGAGTGGCAGTAACAGATTCGCAAAG GGCATGTCAGAGACGTTCGAGACCCTGCACAATCTGGTGCACAAGGGTGTCAAGGTGGTGATGGACATCCCCTACGAGCTGTGGAATGAGACCTCCGCTGAGGTGGCTGACCTCAAAAAGCAG TGCGATGTGCTGGTAGAGGAGTATGAAGATGTGATCGAAGACTGGTACAGGCACCACCAGACGGAGGATCTCTCCCAGTTTCTCTGTGCCAACCACGTACTAAAAGGAAAGGACACAA GCTGCCTGGCAGAAAAGTGGACTGGCAAGAAGGGTGATTTGGCAAGCGTGGGGGAGAAGCAGAGCAAAAAAAAGAGcggaaagaagaagaaaaagggccAGAAGGATGAGCGCGAGGGAGCTGCCAGCCTTCCGGACACAGGGGAGGCCCTGGAGGGGGTCCAGGAGCAGGCTCCGCtcacccacagcccagctgatgAGCTGTAG
- the POLR1B gene encoding DNA-directed RNA polymerase I subunit RPA2, whose translation MAGTGTEPRLDPHRLRPPRRGTTQRDLTSAHIESFNYAISEGVYRAVQDIPSVEFALKDTRLALTLVGVSIAPPAVPAGTVCQERRVFPAECRGLRSTYRGRITADISWSVNDMPQGTIKQPLGYIPIMVKSKLCNLCGFSPQDLMKHHEEEEEMGGYFIINGLEKVIRMLIMPRRNFPLAMTRHKWKNRGPGFTEYGVVMHCVKDEHTAINMNLHYLENGCVMVNFIFRKELFFLPLGFALKALVNFPDYQIFEELVKGREDDTFYANCVTEMMRAVVDAGCLTQQNVLDYLGKSFRVKLNLPEWYSNEQAADFILSNCICVHLTNRTEKFYLLCMMTQKLYAFAKGECMEDNPDSLMNHEVLTPGQLFLMFLKERLETWLQSVRFVLEKRAEKADISLNTDSLVKAFSLAPDFTKPFEYLLATGNLRSKTGLGMLQASGLCVVGDKLNFIRYLSHFRCIHRGAAFSQMRTTTVRKLLPESWGFLCPVDTPDGEPCGLMNHMTALCEIVTEMVPVIDIPPLLCSLGVTPIDAAPSQPYSECYRVVLDGSMVGWVEQELAPEIAQTLRRFKITQEKRFPARAEVVLIPMTGKPSLYPGLFIFTNPCRMVRPVRNLSYGRNEWIGTLEQIFMNVATLESEVVPGVTTHQELFPHSILSVVANLIPFSDHNQSPRNMYQCQMGKQTMGFPVYNYKDRSDNKLYHLHTPQSPMVRPSMYDYYGMDSYPVGTNSIVAVISYSGYDMEDAMIVNKSSWQRGFAYGSVIKAESIDLSLKASRAGDNLVFGIRPGDPNVGEKLDADGLPFVGSILQPGDPFYSFMNLNTGETFTVYYPSKEVGIVDNVRLCSNDRGTGKFKKACITVRVPRNPTIGDKFASRHGQKGILSQLWPIEDMPFTENGMVPDILFNPHGFPSRMTIGMLIESMAGKSAALHGVSYDATPFTFTEKKSALKYFGETLASAGYNFFGTEKMYSGISGVELEAEIFVGVVYYQRLRHMVSDKFQVRTTGPRDAVTNQPVKGRNVEGGIRFGEMERDALLAHGTSFLLQDRLFNCSDGSVAYVCTSCGSMTSPVLEKLSHSSVTSSRRYSCSICSEVDAIEVVPVPHVFRYFVAELAAMNIKTKLNVE comes from the exons ATGGCGGGCACCGGGACGGAGCCGCGCCTGGACCCGCACCGCCTGCGGCCGCCGCGGCGCGGCACGACCCAGCGCGACCTCACCAGCGCCCACATCGAGTCCTTCAACTATGCCATCAGCGAGGGCGTCTATCGCGCCGTGCAG GATATACCCTCGGTGGAGTTCGCACTGAAGGACACCCGGCTGGCGCTGACGCTGGTCGGGGTGTCCATCGCCCCTCCCGCCGTGCCGGCCGGGACGGTGTGCCAGGAGAGGAGGGTGTTCCCGGCAGAGTGCCGCGGGCTCCGCAGCACCTACCGCGGCAGGATCACC GCCGACATCAGCTGGTCAGTGAATGACATGCCACAAGGGACTATCAAACAACCCTTAGGGTATATTCCAATCATGGTGAAGTCCAAATTGTGCAACCTCTGTGGTTTTTCTCCACAAGACCTTATGAAGCATCATGAGGAAGAAGAG GAAATGGGAGGCTACTTTATAATCAATGGCTTAGAAAAAGTAATCAGGATGCTGATTATGCCCAGGCGAAACTTCCCTCTTGCAATGACAAGACACAAGTGGAAAAACAGAGGCCCTGGTTTCACAGAGTATG GGGTGGTGATGCACTGTGTCAAGGATGAACATACCGCAATAAATATGAACCTTCACTACTTGGAAAATGGCTGTGTCATGGTGAATTTCATTTTTCGCAAAGAGTTATTCTTCCTCCCCTTGGGATTTGCTCTGAAG GCATTAGTTAATTTCCCAGACTACCAGATTTTTGAAGAGTTggtgaaaggaagggaagatgaCACCTTTTATGCGAACTGTGTTACTGAGATGATGAGAGCAGTGGTGGATGCTGGCTGTTTGACACAGCAAAATGTCCTGGATTACCTGGGAAAGAGCTTCAGAGTGAAACTCAACCTGCCTGAGTGGTACAGCAATGAACAGGCTGCAGATTTCATTCTGAG cAATTGTATCTGTGTTCACCTGACCAATAGAACTGAAAAGTTCTACCTGCTCTGTATGATGACCCAGAAGCTCTATGCTTTTGCCAAAGGGGAATGCATGGAAGATAATCCAGACAGTCTTATGAATCACGAGGTGCTTACCCCAGGACAGCTTTTCCTTATGTTCTTAAAG GAGAGGCTTGAAACCTGGCTGCAGTCTGTTAGGTTTGTTTTGGAGAAAAGAGCGGAAAAGGCAGATATCAGCCTAAATACAGACAGCCTGGTGAAGGCATTCAGCCTGGCACCAGACTTCACCAAGCCATTTGAGTATCTGCTTGCAACTGGTAACCTGAGGTCTAAAACAG GGCTGGGCATGTTGCAGGCTAGTGGTCTCTGTGTGGTGGGGGACAAGCTGAATTTCATCCGCTACCTCTCCCACTTCCGCTGCATACACAGAGGGGCAGCGTTTTCCCAGATGAGAACCACGACTGTCCGCAAGCTGCTGCCTGAATCCTGGGGCTTCCTGTGCCCTGTGGACACCCCAGACGGAGAGCCCTGTGGGCTGATGAACCACATGACAGCTCTGTGTGAAATTGTCACTGAGATGGTGCCCGTGATAGACATTCCACCTTTGTTATGTTCCCTGG GTGTCACCCCCATTGATGCAGCTCCAAGCCAGCCTTACTCAGAGTGCTACAGAGTTGTGCTAGATGGCTCCATGGTGGGCTGGGtagagcaggagctggctccTGAGATTGCACAAACTCTCCGCCGTTTCAAG ATAACACAAGAGAAGAGATTTCCTGCACGGGCAGAAGTGGTCCTTATCCCAATGACAGGAAAACCCAGCCTGTATCCTGGGCTCTTCATTTTCACTAACCCTTGCCGGATGGTGCGGCCTGTCAGAAACCTGTCCTATGGAAGGAATGAATGGATTGGGACTCTGGAACAG ATCTTCATGAATGTGGCCACTCTGGAGTCAGAGGTGGTGCCTGGAGTGACCACTCACCAGGAACTCTTCCCTCACAGCATTTTGAGCGTGGTAGCCAATCTCATTCCCTTCTCTGACCACAACCAAAGTCCACGGAACATGTACCAGTGCCAGATGG gaAAGCAGACCATGGGGTTTCCTGTTTACAACTACAAGGATCGCTCAGATAACAAGCTGTACCACCTGCACACCCCTCAGAGCCCTATGGTGAGGCCCAGCATGTATGACTATTATGGGATGGACAGCTATCCTGTTGGCACCAACTCCATCGTGGCTGTCATCTCCTACAGTGGCTATGACATGGAAGATGCAATG ATCGTAAATAAATCTTCGTGGCAGAGAGGATTTGCTTATGGAAGTGTTATCAAGGCAGAGAGCATTGACCTTTCCCTTAaagccagcagggcaggagataATTTAGTATTTGGCATCAGGCCTGGCGATCCAAACGTTGGGGAGAAGCTGGATGCTGATGGACTGCCTTTTGTTGGGTCTatcctgcagcctggggatCCATTCTACAGCTTCATGAACCTCAACACAGGGGAGACCTTCACTGTGTACTATCC GAGTAAGGAAGTGGGCATTGTGGACAACGTTAGGTTGTGCAGCAATGACCGTGGCACTGGGAAGTTCAAGAAGGCTTGCATCACTGTGAGGGTTCCCCGAAATCCCACTATTGGAGACAAATTTGCCAGCCGTCACGGACAGAAAGGTATCCTGAGCCAGCTCTGGCCCATCGAGGACATGCCCTTCACAGAGAATGGGATGGTTCCAGACATCCTCTTCAACCCTCACGGCTTTCCCTCCCGCATGACCATTGGAATGTTAATTGAGAGCATGGCGGGGAAGTCAGCAGCCCTGCATGGGGTCTCCTATGATGCCACTCCCTTCACCTTCACCGAGAAGAAGTCTGCTCTGAAATACTTTGGTGAGACTTTAGCGAGCGCAGGTTACAACTTCTTTGGCACAGAGAAGATGTACAGTGGCATCAGCGGGGTGGAGCTGGAGGCAGAGATCTTTGTGGGGGTGGTGTACTACCAGCGCCTGCGCCACATGGTCTCCGACAAGTTCCAGGTGAGGACCACGGGGCCCCGAGACGCTGTCACCAACCAGCCTGTCAAGGGCAGGAACGTGGAAGGTGGGATCCGCTTCGGTGAGATGGAGCGGGATGCTCTGCTGGCCCACGGCACgtccttcctgctgcaggaccGCCTGTTCAACTGCTCCGACGGCTCCGTAGCCTACGTGTGCACAAGCTGCGGCAGCATGACATCCCCTGTGCTGGAGAAACTGTCCCACTCCTCTGTGACCAGCAGCAGGAGGTATTCCTGCTCCATCTGCAGCGAGGTGGACGCCATCGAGGTTGTACCTGTGCCCCATGTCTTCCGCTACTTtgtggctgagctggcagccaTGAACATAAAAACAAAGCTCAATGTGGAGTAA
- the CNPY3 gene encoding protein canopy homolog 3 isoform X1: MELLRVLLAAALLPLLPPGRAAVPLPMLTRPLSMVLAGQRRQLVVCVVSDLAPSSGHAVWISGGNGSILQSFAYGASREDGGTVCSVSLLSSDPPHERELACHVGANRTSPSHSSSPIHITGNEEAAELCSTAVCKYVAVELKSAFEETGKTKEVIDTKYGFLDGKGSAVKYTQSDIRLIEVTENICKRLLDYNLHKERSGSNRFAKGMSETFETLHNLVHKGVKVVMDIPYELWNETSAEVADLKKQCDVLVEEYEDVIEDWYRHHQTEDLSQFLCANHVLKGKDTSCLAEKWTGKKGDLASVGEKQSKKKSGKKKKKGQKDEREGAASLPDTGEALEGVQEQAPLTHSPADEL; encoded by the exons atggagctgctccgggtgctgctggctgccgCTCTGCTCCCGCTCCTGCCCC CTggcagggcagctgtgccactgcctATGCTGACCCGGCCATTGAGCATGGTGCTGGCTGGGCAGCGCCGGCAGCTGGTGGTGTGCGTGGTGAGCGACCTGGCCCCCAGCTCTGGCCATGCTGTTTGGATCTCCGGTGGGAACGGTAGCATCCTGCAGTCCTTTGCCTATGGGGCCTCCCGGGAAGATGGTGGCACCGtctgctctgtctccctccTTTCCAGTGACCCCCCACACGAGAGGGAACTTGCCTGCCATGTGGGGGCCAACAGGacctccccatcccacagctccagccccatccaCATCACGG GCAAcgaggaggcagcagagctgtgtagCACAGCTG TGTGCAAGTACGTAGCCGTGGAGCTGAAATCCGCCTTCGAGGAGACTGGCAAGACCAAGGAGGTGATCGACACCAAGTATGGTTTCCTGGACGGGAAGGGCTCTGCTGTCAAGTACACACAGTC GGACATCCGGTTAATTGAGGTGACAGAGAACATCTGCAAGCGGCTGTTGGATTACAACCTGCACAAGGAGAGGAGTGGCAGTAACAGATTCGCAAAG GGCATGTCAGAGACGTTCGAGACCCTGCACAATCTGGTGCACAAGGGTGTCAAGGTGGTGATGGACATCCCCTACGAGCTGTGGAATGAGACCTCCGCTGAGGTGGCTGACCTCAAAAAGCAG TGCGATGTGCTGGTAGAGGAGTATGAAGATGTGATCGAAGACTGGTACAGGCACCACCAGACGGAGGATCTCTCCCAGTTTCTCTGTGCCAACCACGTACTAAAAGGAAAGGACACAA GCTGCCTGGCAGAAAAGTGGACTGGCAAGAAGGGTGATTTGGCAAGCGTGGGGGAGAAGCAGAGCAAAAAAAAGAGcggaaagaagaagaaaaagggccAGAAGGATGAGCGCGAGGGAGCTGCCAGCCTTCCGGACACAGGGGAGGCCCTGGAGGGGGTCCAGGAGCAGGCTCCGCtcacccacagcccagctgatgAGCTGTAG